Proteins encoded by one window of Mesorhizobium sp. INR15:
- a CDS encoding phosphoketolase — protein sequence MLIDPATGLSPGPLSPDLQAKMNAYWRAANYLSVGQIYLRDNPLLEAPLKIEHVKPRLLGHWGTTPGLNFLYVHLNRLIKKNDLDMIYVIGPGHGGPGIVANTYLEGSYTERYPAIERSRNGMLRLFRQFSWPGGIPSHVAPETPGSIHEGGELGYSLTHAFGAAFDNPELIVACVVGDGEAETGPLAASWHSNKFLNPARDGAVLPILHLNGFKIANPTVLARISREELTQLFLGYGYDPHFVEGDDPAILHQTLAATLDKVLDRIRQIQKEARASGDAAGPQRPRWPMIILRTPKGWTGPKFVDGKPVEGTWRAHQVPIADFKNPEHLKQLEDWMLSYKPHELFDEGGKFREEFAALAPTGHSRMGANPHANGGEMLKPLSMPHFHDYAVTVAEPGGVKAEATRVLGTFLRDVMKLNLGKQNFRLFGPDETASNRLEAVFDVSGKEWMAEIDDVDINLSADGRVMEVLSEHLCEGWLEGYLLTGRHGLFSCYEAFIHIIDSMFNQHAKWLKVSKTIPWRKPIASLNYLLTSHVWRQDHNGFSHQDPGFIDHVANKKSDVVRIYLPPDANCLLSVADHCLRSRNYINLIVAGKQPEWQWLDMASATRHCTVGAGIWQWASDDGDEVDVVMACAGDIPTLETLAAVKLLRAHYPDIRIRVVNVVDLMVLQPQSEHPHGLEDQDFDELFTLDKPVIFAFHGYPAMIHKLTYRRNNHDNIHVRGYKEEGTTTTPFDMVVLNNLDRFQLALDAVSRIPRFSHRVQNATEFYWAAMERHKLYISEYGDDMPEIREWCWKS from the coding sequence ATGTTGATTGATCCGGCAACAGGTCTTTCGCCGGGTCCATTGTCGCCCGATCTGCAGGCGAAAATGAACGCCTACTGGCGCGCCGCCAACTATCTGTCGGTTGGCCAAATCTATCTGCGCGACAACCCGCTGCTCGAGGCCCCGCTCAAGATCGAACACGTCAAGCCTCGTTTGCTCGGCCATTGGGGCACGACACCGGGACTGAATTTCCTCTATGTCCACCTCAATCGGCTCATCAAGAAGAACGACCTCGACATGATTTACGTCATAGGTCCCGGCCATGGCGGCCCCGGCATCGTGGCGAATACCTATCTCGAAGGGTCGTATACGGAACGCTATCCGGCGATCGAGCGCAGCCGCAATGGCATGCTTCGCCTGTTTCGACAGTTCTCGTGGCCTGGCGGAATCCCTAGCCACGTAGCGCCGGAAACCCCTGGTTCGATTCACGAGGGCGGGGAACTCGGCTATTCCCTCACGCACGCATTCGGCGCGGCCTTCGACAATCCCGAATTGATCGTTGCTTGCGTCGTCGGCGACGGGGAGGCCGAAACCGGACCGCTCGCGGCCAGTTGGCACTCAAACAAATTCCTCAACCCGGCGCGTGACGGCGCGGTTCTGCCGATCCTTCACCTCAACGGTTTCAAGATCGCCAATCCGACGGTGCTGGCGCGGATCAGCCGCGAGGAGCTGACGCAACTGTTTCTCGGGTACGGCTACGATCCGCATTTTGTGGAGGGCGATGATCCGGCAATCCTGCACCAGACGCTGGCCGCCACGCTCGACAAGGTCTTGGACAGGATTCGGCAAATTCAGAAGGAAGCGCGTGCTTCCGGTGATGCCGCAGGACCGCAGCGTCCGCGCTGGCCGATGATCATCCTTCGCACGCCCAAAGGTTGGACAGGGCCCAAATTCGTCGATGGCAAACCCGTCGAAGGCACGTGGCGTGCGCATCAGGTTCCGATCGCGGATTTCAAGAACCCCGAACACCTGAAGCAACTTGAAGACTGGATGCTGAGCTACAAGCCCCACGAACTGTTCGACGAAGGTGGAAAGTTCCGCGAGGAATTCGCAGCGCTCGCTCCCACGGGCCATAGCCGCATGGGAGCCAATCCGCATGCCAATGGCGGCGAGATGCTGAAGCCGCTGTCGATGCCGCATTTCCATGATTATGCGGTAACCGTGGCTGAGCCCGGTGGCGTCAAGGCGGAAGCGACACGCGTTCTCGGCACATTTCTGCGTGACGTAATGAAGCTCAATCTCGGCAAGCAGAACTTCCGGCTTTTCGGTCCCGACGAAACCGCGTCAAACAGGCTGGAAGCCGTCTTTGACGTTTCCGGCAAGGAGTGGATGGCCGAGATTGACGACGTCGATATCAATCTCAGCGCCGATGGACGTGTCATGGAAGTGCTGAGCGAGCACCTCTGCGAAGGTTGGCTCGAAGGATATCTGCTCACAGGCCGACACGGTCTGTTCTCCTGCTACGAGGCGTTCATCCACATCATCGATTCCATGTTCAACCAGCACGCAAAGTGGCTGAAGGTCAGCAAGACCATTCCCTGGCGCAAACCGATCGCCTCGCTGAACTATCTGCTGACGTCGCATGTCTGGCGGCAGGATCACAACGGCTTCTCCCATCAGGATCCCGGCTTCATCGATCACGTCGCCAACAAGAAATCGGACGTGGTGCGCATCTACTTGCCGCCCGACGCGAACTGTCTGCTGTCGGTCGCCGATCACTGCCTGCGAAGCCGCAACTACATCAACCTGATCGTCGCCGGCAAACAGCCCGAATGGCAGTGGCTCGACATGGCGTCCGCCACGCGGCACTGCACTGTCGGTGCCGGCATCTGGCAGTGGGCTAGCGACGACGGCGACGAGGTCGATGTGGTCATGGCCTGCGCGGGAGACATCCCGACGCTGGAGACGCTTGCCGCTGTAAAGCTTCTGCGCGCCCATTATCCCGACATTCGCATCCGTGTCGTCAACGTGGTGGATCTGATGGTCCTGCAGCCTCAGTCGGAACATCCGCACGGGCTGGAAGATCAGGACTTCGACGAACTGTTCACGCTGGACAAGCCGGTGATCTTCGCGTTCCACGGCTACCCCGCCATGATCCACAAGCTGACCTACCGCCGGAACAATCACGACAACATCCATGTGCGCGGCTACAAGGAGGAGGGCACCACGACGACGCCTTTCGATATGGTCGTGTTGAACAATCTGGACCGCTTCCAGCTCGCGCTGGATGCCGTCAGCCGAATCCCGAGGTTCAGTCATCGCGTTCAGAACGCGACGGAGTTTTACTGGGCCGCCATGGAACGTCACAAGCTCTACATCAGCGAATATGGCGACGACATGCCGGAGATCCGCGAGTGGTGCTGGAAATCCTGA
- a CDS encoding acetate/propionate family kinase, producing the protein MTEAKPNVVVLTLNSGSSSLKFGLYRVDASRTEMLLAGEAESIGGSNSKFHATDAHGTRLPEVTGRIADQREAVIRVGRLLAGSEAPAPDAVGHRIVHGGPNLRRRCLIDDAVLQQLEAAIPFAPLHMPPALSVIKFAREHFPNLPQAASFDTTFHADLPDIARVLPVPKELRAEGIQRYGFHGLSCASILHQLGGDLPERVIIAHLGNGASITAVRGGKSIDTSMGLTPTGGVIMGTRSGDLDPGLLVYLMREKKLDAPMLEDLLDHHSGLLGISGLSGDMRQLHKGTASDARLAIEMFCYSVRKQIAAMNAALNGVDLIVFTGGIGENDGNVRAEICAGLSWNGVRLDETRNSSNACLVSDPASRCKVMVLPSQEDEQIGRDAWALLDASRPNG; encoded by the coding sequence ATGACAGAGGCCAAGCCGAACGTTGTCGTCCTCACGTTGAACAGTGGCTCGTCATCGCTCAAATTCGGATTGTACCGTGTCGACGCCTCGCGGACCGAAATGCTGCTTGCGGGTGAGGCCGAGTCGATCGGTGGGAGCAACAGCAAGTTCCACGCGACGGATGCGCACGGAACCAGACTGCCGGAAGTGACGGGGCGTATTGCCGATCAACGTGAGGCGGTCATCCGCGTCGGCCGGCTTCTCGCCGGCTCCGAGGCGCCCGCACCTGACGCGGTCGGGCATCGCATCGTGCATGGCGGACCGAACCTGCGGCGGCGGTGTCTGATTGATGATGCCGTGCTGCAGCAACTCGAAGCGGCTATCCCGTTCGCACCGTTGCACATGCCGCCAGCTCTATCCGTCATAAAATTTGCACGCGAGCATTTCCCAAACCTGCCACAGGCGGCGAGTTTCGACACGACCTTTCACGCCGATTTGCCTGATATCGCCCGCGTCCTTCCTGTTCCCAAGGAATTGCGGGCAGAAGGCATCCAGCGCTATGGATTTCATGGCCTTTCCTGCGCATCGATCCTGCATCAGCTTGGCGGCGATCTACCGGAGCGCGTGATCATCGCTCATCTAGGCAACGGAGCGAGCATCACTGCGGTCAGAGGCGGCAAGTCCATCGACACCAGCATGGGCTTGACCCCGACTGGTGGCGTCATCATGGGCACGCGCAGCGGCGATCTCGATCCTGGCCTGCTGGTCTATCTGATGCGCGAGAAGAAGCTTGATGCGCCGATGCTCGAAGATCTGCTCGATCATCATTCAGGTCTCCTCGGAATTTCGGGCTTGAGCGGTGATATGCGACAGCTACACAAAGGCACCGCGTCGGATGCGCGTCTCGCGATTGAGATGTTCTGCTATTCCGTGCGCAAGCAGATCGCCGCGATGAACGCTGCCCTGAATGGAGTGGACCTCATCGTTTTCACTGGTGGCATTGGAGAGAATGACGGAAATGTTCGCGCCGAGATCTGCGCTGGTTTGTCCTGGAATGGCGTCAGACTTGATGAAACCCGGAACAGTTCCAACGCCTGTCTTGTCAGCGATCCGGCGTCCCGCTGCAAAGTGATGGTTCTCCCATCACAGGAGGATGAACAGATCGGACGCGATGCCTGGGCTCTGCTCGATGCCAGTCGTCCCAATGGCTGA
- a CDS encoding chemotaxis protein CheB, which produces MPGTAPDHAATVRPPPSRAVASAPAKESDPTNFPVVAIGASAGGLEACQKLLDALPPKLDMSFLLVQHLDPSHKSLMVELLGRHTTMTIVEASNGTAIEPNHLYVIQPGTYLAVKNGTLLVSKPNAPHGARLPFDFLLNAVANEYGARGICIVLSGTGDDGSVGLRVISALGGLVIAQDPHEATFDGMPRSAIATGLVDLVMPVGRIAEALVARSEPSGKDIIEPLDPRSSDRPREEIIEYLRTETGHDFTHYKTGTLQRRIERRMGMAAVKFDDMTDYLKHLKQDEVERDALAKDLLIHVTRFFRDPDAFEFLTKEIVPDLVKAAAPERALRIWIAGCSTGEEAYSLAILFREAIDAANSRSKLHVFASDIEADAIATAREGFYGHAIDADISEERLAKYFYREDTGYRVSAELRASVVFTVQNVLSDPPFSRLDFISCRNMLIYLGPDAQKKAIALFHFALDDGGMLFLGSAETVGNAEGRFEAVAKSQRIYRHIGRSRPGVFAFPLAAGAVDMTHSKPGQRRTLSRQATLGELCRQMILDSHAPAAVVINRKNDCLYAVGPIDRYLSVAQGSPTLDLLALSRKGIRNKIRAAVQQAVQTNACARLSGGQSERDGVAISLSIDVQPFISEGEDLLLVCFHEETFRAMHGASSLPEDVPRIAELERELDDTRTELQDAIRNLEISGEEQKAINDETLSVNEEYQSTNEELLTSKEELQSLNEELTALNSQLQETLEHQRTLSNDLQNVLNSTDIATVFLDRDLNIRFFTPATKQLFNVIPGDVGRPLADLASMASDAALLVHARTVLESLAPIESEIEASDGAWYMRRIQAYRTQDNRVEGVVITFADITNRRHDADALIAAKREAEQATSAKSRFLAAASHDLRQPLQTLTLVQGLLAKTAKGEKQERLIARFDETLDAMTGMLNALLNINQIEAGIVRGEIVNFAVGDLLSRLGREFVYLAQAKKIEMCLVTTSLRVRSDPRLLEQIIRNLVANALKYTKAGKVLIGCRRRLGKVSIEVWDTGPGIEGGDLQAIFDEYYQIDNAARETNKGLGLGLSIVKRLSDLLGHNVRVHSTLGKGSVFAIDIPLASDEVEDVEDMVAEQDITPPPKERSAVGAILVVEDDPEVLEMLEDLLKDSGHHVLVAPDGASALELTLHGAIRPDIVLADFGLPGKMDGVQTAITLREKLHRSVPVVILTGDISADTLRVIAQNGFAQLHKPVRLQELTNLIQRLLSEERASSVISEERADTGGAIAVPTIHIVDDDSNIRQKIKRVFEDDGYALETYESCEAFLESTKRRLPECLLLDAYLPGMSGLQLLERLRQRGDVLPSIMITGESDVSIAVEAMKAGVSDFIEKPIGLTELRASVHHALDLARDSNRRALSQESAASQMAELTLRQHQIMDLVLAGHPSKNIAAALGISQRTVENHRAAIMKKTGSKSLPALARLAVTAVKVPTDARRAAVAFDVEIALPSRTRNASWIDTR; this is translated from the coding sequence ATGCCTGGGACCGCTCCCGATCATGCGGCGACGGTACGACCGCCGCCAAGTCGGGCTGTGGCATCCGCGCCTGCCAAAGAAAGCGATCCGACCAATTTCCCGGTTGTTGCTATTGGCGCTTCCGCAGGTGGATTGGAGGCGTGTCAAAAGCTGCTTGATGCGCTTCCGCCAAAACTGGACATGTCCTTCTTGCTGGTGCAGCATCTGGATCCCTCGCATAAAAGCCTTATGGTGGAGTTGCTCGGCCGCCATACGACGATGACGATCGTCGAGGCATCAAACGGGACGGCAATCGAACCAAACCACCTCTACGTAATCCAACCCGGAACATATCTTGCCGTAAAGAACGGGACACTTCTCGTGTCCAAGCCCAACGCCCCGCACGGCGCGCGCCTGCCATTCGATTTCCTGCTCAACGCTGTTGCCAACGAGTATGGCGCGCGCGGCATCTGCATAGTGCTTTCCGGAACAGGCGACGACGGCAGCGTCGGACTGAGGGTGATAAGCGCGCTTGGGGGACTTGTCATAGCGCAGGACCCTCATGAGGCGACCTTCGATGGCATGCCCAGAAGTGCCATAGCCACGGGTCTTGTCGACCTCGTCATGCCTGTCGGCCGGATCGCCGAAGCGCTGGTTGCGAGAAGCGAGCCGTCTGGCAAAGACATCATCGAACCACTCGATCCGCGCTCATCGGACCGACCGCGCGAGGAGATCATCGAATATCTGCGCACTGAAACCGGGCACGATTTTACGCACTACAAGACTGGCACGCTCCAGCGCCGCATCGAGCGGCGTATGGGCATGGCAGCGGTCAAGTTCGACGACATGACGGACTATCTGAAGCATCTCAAACAGGACGAAGTCGAACGTGATGCACTCGCCAAGGACCTCCTTATTCATGTCACGCGTTTCTTCCGTGACCCCGATGCATTTGAGTTTCTGACCAAGGAGATCGTCCCGGACCTTGTGAAAGCCGCGGCCCCAGAGCGCGCTCTTCGGATATGGATCGCCGGCTGCAGCACTGGCGAAGAGGCCTACTCCCTGGCCATCCTGTTCCGGGAGGCGATCGATGCTGCCAACAGCAGATCCAAGCTGCATGTGTTCGCCTCCGATATAGAAGCCGACGCCATCGCAACGGCACGCGAGGGCTTCTATGGGCATGCGATCGACGCCGACATTTCGGAAGAACGGCTCGCCAAATATTTTTACCGGGAAGACACCGGGTACCGTGTCTCGGCTGAGCTGCGCGCCAGTGTCGTCTTCACGGTGCAGAACGTCCTGTCAGATCCGCCGTTCTCCCGACTGGACTTCATTTCCTGCCGAAACATGCTGATCTATCTCGGGCCGGATGCCCAGAAGAAGGCGATTGCGCTGTTTCATTTTGCGTTGGATGACGGCGGAATGCTCTTCCTGGGAAGCGCGGAAACGGTCGGCAATGCCGAGGGTCGCTTTGAAGCCGTAGCCAAGTCCCAGCGGATTTATCGGCACATAGGCCGCAGCCGCCCCGGCGTGTTCGCCTTTCCGTTGGCCGCCGGTGCGGTCGATATGACGCATTCCAAACCCGGGCAGCGCCGAACCCTGTCCCGCCAGGCAACGCTCGGCGAACTTTGCCGTCAAATGATACTGGATTCCCACGCGCCTGCAGCGGTGGTGATCAACCGCAAGAATGACTGCCTGTATGCGGTCGGGCCAATCGACCGTTACCTGAGCGTGGCTCAAGGGTCACCGACGCTCGATCTGCTGGCTCTTTCGCGGAAAGGCATCCGCAACAAGATTCGTGCTGCCGTTCAGCAAGCGGTGCAGACAAATGCCTGTGCTCGGCTGTCGGGCGGCCAATCCGAACGAGATGGCGTCGCGATTTCCCTAAGCATCGATGTCCAGCCCTTCATAAGCGAAGGCGAAGACCTTCTGCTCGTTTGCTTTCATGAAGAGACATTTCGCGCGATGCATGGTGCTTCTTCCCTGCCTGAGGACGTTCCTCGGATAGCCGAACTGGAGAGAGAGCTCGACGACACACGAACGGAACTTCAGGATGCCATTCGCAACCTGGAGATATCGGGCGAGGAGCAGAAGGCGATCAACGACGAGACGCTCTCGGTCAACGAAGAATATCAGTCGACGAATGAGGAGCTGCTTACTTCGAAGGAGGAGCTTCAGTCGCTCAACGAAGAGCTGACGGCCCTCAACAGTCAACTTCAGGAAACGCTGGAACATCAGCGCACGTTGTCCAACGACCTTCAGAACGTGCTGAACAGCACGGATATCGCGACCGTGTTTCTCGACCGGGATCTCAATATCCGTTTCTTCACGCCGGCGACAAAACAACTTTTCAACGTCATTCCAGGCGATGTGGGTCGGCCGCTGGCTGATCTGGCCTCAATGGCCTCCGATGCCGCACTTCTGGTACATGCCCGCACGGTGCTTGAATCACTCGCCCCGATCGAAAGCGAGATCGAGGCTTCAGATGGCGCGTGGTACATGCGGCGGATCCAAGCTTATCGTACGCAGGACAATCGCGTCGAAGGGGTGGTGATCACATTCGCTGATATCACCAACCGCCGGCACGACGCGGACGCCCTGATTGCCGCGAAGCGTGAGGCTGAACAGGCGACGTCGGCGAAATCGCGGTTCCTTGCGGCCGCGAGCCACGATCTTCGCCAGCCGCTCCAAACGCTGACATTGGTACAAGGCCTGCTTGCCAAGACAGCCAAGGGCGAGAAGCAGGAGAGGCTGATCGCGCGTTTCGATGAGACGCTCGACGCCATGACCGGAATGCTGAACGCCCTGCTCAACATCAACCAGATCGAAGCGGGCATCGTTCGCGGCGAGATTGTAAATTTTGCGGTTGGTGACCTGCTGTCCCGGCTGGGGCGTGAGTTTGTCTATCTCGCCCAGGCAAAGAAAATCGAAATGTGCCTGGTCACGACCAGTTTGCGAGTCCGAAGCGATCCGCGTCTTCTCGAGCAGATTATCAGGAACCTGGTCGCCAACGCTTTGAAATACACGAAGGCTGGCAAGGTGCTGATCGGATGTCGTCGTCGCCTCGGCAAAGTCAGTATCGAGGTTTGGGACACGGGGCCAGGCATCGAGGGCGGTGATCTGCAGGCTATCTTCGACGAGTATTACCAGATCGACAATGCCGCTCGTGAGACAAACAAAGGGCTCGGCCTTGGACTATCGATCGTCAAACGCCTTAGCGACCTCCTCGGCCACAACGTTCGTGTTCACTCGACACTCGGAAAGGGCTCGGTCTTCGCGATCGACATTCCGCTCGCCTCGGATGAAGTTGAAGACGTGGAAGATATGGTTGCGGAGCAAGATATTACACCGCCCCCAAAGGAAAGAAGCGCTGTTGGTGCGATCCTTGTGGTGGAGGATGATCCGGAAGTCCTTGAAATGCTCGAGGACCTGCTGAAAGATTCGGGCCACCATGTGCTGGTCGCTCCCGATGGCGCTTCGGCGCTGGAACTGACGCTTCATGGGGCCATCAGGCCCGACATTGTCCTGGCGGATTTTGGCCTGCCGGGGAAAATGGACGGCGTCCAGACGGCAATTACGCTTCGCGAAAAGCTTCACAGATCCGTTCCGGTAGTAATCCTCACCGGCGACATTTCCGCCGACACTTTGCGGGTTATCGCACAGAATGGGTTTGCGCAGCTTCACAAGCCCGTTCGTCTTCAAGAACTGACCAACCTCATCCAACGTCTGCTATCGGAAGAGCGCGCATCATCAGTGATTTCCGAAGAACGCGCGGATACAGGCGGTGCCATCGCCGTGCCGACGATCCATATCGTGGATGACGACAGCAATATCCGCCAAAAAATCAAACGCGTGTTCGAAGATGACGGATACGCACTGGAAACGTATGAAAGCTGCGAGGCCTTCCTGGAGAGCACCAAAAGGAGGCTGCCGGAATGCTTGCTTCTCGATGCGTACCTGCCGGGAATGAGCGGCCTGCAGCTTCTCGAAAGGCTGCGTCAACGAGGCGATGTTCTTCCCTCGATCATGATCACCGGCGAAAGCGACGTGTCGATCGCGGTGGAGGCGATGAAGGCGGGGGTTTCCGATTTCATCGAGAAGCCGATCGGTCTGACCGAACTGCGTGCCAGCGTTCACCACGCGCTCGATCTGGCCAGGGATTCGAACAGACGGGCGCTATCGCAGGAATCGGCGGCGTCCCAAATGGCGGAGTTGACCCTCAGGCAGCACCAGATCATGGATCTCGTGCTTGCAGGTCATCCCAGCAAGAACATCGCGGCCGCCCTCGGAATCAGCCAGCGGACAGTCGAGAACCATCGTGCCGCCATCATGAAGAAGACCGGCTCGAAGTCGCTTCCCGCGCTCGCCAGGCTGGCGGTGACGGCTGTCAAGGTTCCAACGGATGCCAGACGCGCAGCCGTCGCGTTCGATGTCGAAATCGCCTTGCCTTCGCGAACCAGGAACGCTTCATGGATAGATACCCGATAG
- a CDS encoding response regulator, with the protein MAASIGVARSRSDRGLDQRGRRGRRATRMKGLRILVAEDEPFINIMLIEMLEEMGHTVCASAETEEETVTAALATKPDVMIVDARLGTGSGIAAVEEILKSAFIPHIFASGDILTGCPRDPRAVVIQKPYRESDLARAIASALLGASNEKPALSAMPQATD; encoded by the coding sequence ATGGCCGCATCCATCGGCGTTGCTCGTTCGCGATCAGATCGAGGCTTGGATCAACGAGGGCGGCGCGGGCGGAGAGCCACCAGAATGAAAGGGCTTCGGATACTTGTCGCGGAAGACGAGCCGTTCATAAACATCATGCTCATCGAAATGCTTGAGGAGATGGGTCACACGGTGTGCGCGTCCGCGGAGACTGAAGAGGAGACGGTAACGGCCGCTCTGGCGACGAAGCCCGATGTCATGATCGTGGACGCACGCCTGGGCACCGGAAGCGGCATCGCGGCGGTGGAGGAAATTCTCAAGTCAGCATTTATTCCGCACATCTTCGCGAGTGGCGATATCCTCACCGGCTGTCCGCGCGATCCGCGCGCCGTCGTCATTCAGAAGCCGTATCGCGAATCCGACCTGGCGCGCGCCATTGCGAGCGCGCTGCTTGGCGCATCCAACGAAAAGCCAGCGTTGTCGGCCATGCCGCAAGCAACTGATTAG
- a CDS encoding pyridoxamine 5'-phosphate oxidase family protein — protein MRIETLSRNVCSDVLSRNHTARLACAKDGQPYVVPISYGFSGNQIYAFSTVGKKIEWMRANPLVAVEVFEADGERGWRTVVVDGRFEELTPGPYYDKDSDFAWKLLKKHANWWEPGSIDAEGEAPSKSYVYYRIQIVTMTGRHGIVQ, from the coding sequence GTGCGGATCGAAACTTTGTCACGCAATGTATGCTCCGACGTGCTGTCCAGAAACCACACCGCGCGTCTGGCCTGCGCGAAGGACGGCCAGCCTTATGTCGTGCCCATTTCATATGGATTCTCCGGCAACCAGATTTATGCGTTTTCAACGGTCGGCAAAAAGATCGAATGGATGCGAGCCAATCCACTGGTGGCGGTGGAGGTCTTCGAGGCGGATGGCGAGAGGGGATGGCGAACGGTTGTGGTAGACGGGAGGTTCGAAGAACTGACCCCCGGCCCCTACTATGACAAGGACAGCGATTTTGCCTGGAAACTCTTGAAGAAGCACGCAAACTGGTGGGAGCCGGGCAGTATCGACGCCGAGGGCGAGGCGCCATCCAAATCATATGTCTACTACCGGATCCAGATCGTCACGATGACTGGCCGCCATGGAATAGTTCAGTGA
- a CDS encoding Acg family FMN-binding oxidoreductase has product MNRRAMLVGGTAVVLAGAGAASYSYLQMGSVTGYDTAIAAGRGALPGNPDFRDLIRFATLAANSHNTQAWRFRSSDGRIEVLPDFSRHTPAVDPDQHHLFVSLGCAAENLALASSARGRPGELRFDGAKDGAAVFEFVDGSSRPSDLFDAIPHRQSTRAEYDGRTVSTADLEILASAAALPGVDVKLITDRPTIDRVRDLVMAGNNAQMMDSAFVKELKSWLRFNPRQALRSGDGLYSGASGSPILPTWLGPHMFDLFFQAKSENEKYARQLKTSPGVAVFVAAKADREHWILAGQACQRFALQATALGLKHAFINQPVEVADLRPELAALIGVPGRRPDLVMRYGYGPTLPGSPRRPVEDVIV; this is encoded by the coding sequence ATGAACAGGCGAGCAATGTTGGTCGGCGGAACCGCCGTCGTTCTCGCCGGCGCCGGCGCGGCGTCATACAGCTATCTCCAGATGGGGTCGGTGACAGGCTATGACACCGCCATAGCCGCCGGTCGCGGGGCGCTTCCTGGCAATCCCGACTTCAGGGATTTGATCAGATTTGCAACGCTTGCCGCAAACAGCCACAACACCCAGGCTTGGCGATTTCGGTCATCGGACGGTCGTATCGAGGTATTGCCGGACTTCTCCCGACATACGCCAGCCGTTGATCCGGACCAACATCATCTTTTCGTCAGCCTTGGCTGTGCGGCCGAGAACCTGGCATTGGCGTCGAGCGCCCGAGGACGGCCCGGCGAACTGCGTTTCGACGGAGCAAAGGACGGGGCCGCCGTATTCGAGTTCGTTGACGGGTCAAGTCGCCCCTCCGACCTGTTCGATGCGATCCCCCATCGACAGTCCACTCGCGCCGAATATGACGGCAGGACGGTCAGCACGGCTGATCTTGAAATCCTCGCGTCCGCCGCTGCGTTACCCGGGGTTGATGTAAAGCTGATCACGGATCGTCCCACAATCGATCGCGTTCGCGACTTGGTCATGGCCGGCAACAACGCGCAGATGATGGATTCGGCTTTCGTCAAGGAACTCAAGAGCTGGCTCCGGTTCAATCCTCGCCAAGCGCTTCGTTCTGGGGATGGCCTCTACAGTGGCGCGAGCGGAAGTCCGATTCTTCCGACATGGCTCGGGCCTCATATGTTCGACCTCTTCTTTCAAGCGAAATCTGAGAACGAAAAGTATGCGCGTCAGTTGAAGACGTCGCCGGGCGTTGCCGTTTTCGTCGCGGCCAAGGCCGATCGTGAGCATTGGATCCTGGCCGGACAAGCCTGCCAGCGCTTCGCCCTGCAAGCGACCGCACTGGGATTGAAGCATGCCTTCATCAATCAGCCCGTTGAGGTGGCGGATTTGCGTCCCGAACTGGCCGCGCTGATAGGCGTCCCTGGAAGGCGCCCCGACTTAGTGATGCGGTATGGATATGGTCCGACCCTTCCTGGGTCGCCACGCCGCCCGGTCGAGGATGTGATCGTATGA